From Bacillus methanolicus, a single genomic window includes:
- the pxpB gene encoding 5-oxoprolinase subunit PxpB, which yields MEYRLHPLGDNAVIIELGEDINIETQQKVKMITSILDNNPPEWMIEYIPAFTTVTVFYNPVKTSNLLNYKILPYVYVCEQLQQLLARLKTDKTIKPRVVEIPVCYGGEFGPDLEYVAAFNGLTTEEVIDIHSSSDYLVYMIGFAPGFPYIGGMSEKIATPRRETPRLKIPSGSVGIAGKQTGVYPIETPGGWQLIGRTPLKLFRPNEEPPSLLMAGDKIQFVPISYNEYKEMEEDER from the coding sequence ATGGAATACCGTTTACATCCATTAGGTGATAATGCAGTCATTATCGAACTTGGAGAAGATATAAACATAGAGACACAACAAAAAGTAAAAATGATTACCTCTATTTTGGATAATAACCCTCCCGAGTGGATGATCGAATACATACCGGCATTTACCACTGTAACTGTTTTTTATAATCCTGTTAAAACATCGAATCTACTTAATTATAAAATCCTTCCTTATGTCTATGTATGTGAACAGTTGCAGCAGTTATTAGCAAGATTAAAGACCGATAAAACAATCAAACCACGGGTTGTTGAGATACCGGTATGCTATGGCGGTGAATTCGGCCCTGATTTAGAGTATGTTGCAGCCTTTAACGGATTAACGACTGAGGAAGTCATTGATATTCATTCAAGCAGTGATTATTTAGTGTATATGATCGGTTTTGCTCCCGGTTTTCCTTATATTGGAGGCATGTCTGAAAAAATTGCTACACCGAGAAGAGAAACTCCCCGGTTAAAAATACCTTCGGGATCGGTTGGAATTGCGGGAAAGCAAACAGGTGTATATCCAATCGAAACACCAGGAGGATGGCAGCTTATCGGACGGACTCCACTAAAGTTGTTTCGCCCTAATGAAGAACCTCCAAGCCTTTTAATGGCGGGAGATAAAATACAATTTGTACCGATTAGCTATAATGAATACAAAGAAATGGAGGAAGACGAAAGATGA
- the brnQ gene encoding branched-chain amino acid transport system II carrier protein translates to MKKLDTLVIGLMLFSMFFGAGNLIFPPFLGAQSGTSYWQAMSGFILTGVGLPIVVLLAVSLVKGGAQTIGNRVHPVFSTVFMVVVYLSIGPFLAIPRNANVAYEMGVKPFLNESWNSSLFLFLYSAVFFSLVYVISLNPAKMEKYMGRWITPILLLSMVVLCAVGFVKLDSPLQTPSEAYQNGAFSKGFIEGYNTMDALAALAFGIVILNSIQQKGVREEKQLTRYTLKAGMIAGVLLALVYVSIGWIGGKMAANGSFENGADILSSASTLLLGQSGTALLGLIFTLACFTTVVGLTTACGQYFSKLVPRASYKSIVLAVTLVGFLLSNLGLNQILKVSVPFLVTAYPLTIVLIILTFFSKFFKDTKKVYRSAMLFTGVFAVISGLNAFGLDLGPIQTMRNILPFSSVGLEWIVPALAGTGIGIALSQFSKKRVTTEQIDMKAS, encoded by the coding sequence TTGAAAAAATTAGACACCTTAGTTATTGGATTAATGTTATTTTCAATGTTTTTTGGAGCTGGAAACTTGATCTTCCCTCCTTTCTTAGGAGCACAGTCAGGCACTTCCTACTGGCAGGCCATGTCAGGATTCATCCTTACCGGCGTTGGACTGCCAATTGTCGTGCTACTAGCTGTTTCCCTTGTAAAGGGCGGTGCACAAACGATCGGAAATCGTGTTCATCCAGTATTCAGTACGGTCTTTATGGTTGTCGTTTATTTAAGTATCGGACCGTTTTTGGCCATTCCGAGAAATGCGAATGTTGCATATGAAATGGGTGTGAAACCATTCCTTAACGAGTCTTGGAACTCATCTTTGTTCTTATTTTTATATAGTGCTGTTTTCTTTTCTCTTGTCTATGTAATAAGCTTAAACCCTGCTAAAATGGAAAAATACATGGGCCGTTGGATCACTCCGATCCTCCTTTTATCGATGGTCGTCTTGTGTGCAGTCGGTTTTGTGAAGCTTGACTCTCCGCTTCAAACACCGTCAGAAGCATATCAAAATGGAGCTTTTTCAAAAGGTTTCATTGAAGGATATAACACAATGGATGCCCTGGCAGCATTAGCCTTCGGAATTGTCATTCTCAACTCGATTCAACAGAAAGGTGTACGCGAAGAGAAGCAATTAACTAGATATACGTTGAAAGCCGGTATGATTGCAGGGGTATTGCTTGCACTCGTATACGTCAGCATTGGATGGATTGGAGGAAAAATGGCTGCAAACGGATCGTTTGAAAACGGTGCAGACATCCTGTCCTCTGCTTCAACACTTTTATTGGGACAAAGCGGCACAGCGTTGCTTGGCTTAATTTTTACGTTAGCTTGTTTCACAACAGTAGTGGGATTAACTACAGCATGCGGCCAATATTTTTCAAAACTTGTTCCAAGAGCAAGCTATAAATCAATCGTATTAGCGGTTACTCTTGTAGGATTCTTGTTATCAAATCTGGGATTAAACCAAATACTGAAAGTATCAGTTCCGTTCCTTGTCACGGCATATCCATTAACAATTGTGTTAATCATACTTACTTTCTTTAGCAAGTTCTTTAAGGATACGAAAAAAGTATACAGAAGCGCCATGTTATTTACCGGAGTATTTGCCGTGATTAGCGGATTAAATGCTTTTGGTTTGGACTTGGGTCCGATTCAAACGATGAGAAATATTCTTCCATTTTCCTCCGTTGGGTTAGAATGGATCGTTCCGGCGCTTGCAGGTACTGGTATAGGAATCGCTTTAAGCCAATTCAGCAAGAAAAGAGTCACAACAGAACAAATTGATATGAAAGCTTCATAA